The sequence AGGCGACCCCGCCGGAGCTGCTGAAGGCGGGCACCGGCAAGGGCACCGACCTCTTCCGGGACCTGGAACTGGACCCGGCCGTGACGGAGGGCGTCCTGCACGTCTCGGCGATGGCGGCGTCGTGCGACGACGACACGGCCAACCCGTATCCCGCCTGCCACGTGCACCAGCAGGACTGGGGTGTCCCGGTGCGGCTGGTGCCGGGCGGAGACGCCCGGCTCGCCCTCGTCCTGGCGGGCATGGACGAGGGGCCCGCCGAACAGGCTCAGTAGCGGCGGTCCGACGGGTAGTAGCGCTCCTCCACGACGGGCGGCACGTCGCCGTCCGCCGTGGGCGGGACGCGCCGGCGCTTGAAGATGCTGACGTACGCGGCGAGCCCGATGATGCCCACGGCCATCATGATCAGGCCGACCAGGTCGACGTTGACGCCCTTCATGTGCCAGTCGGTCGCGAACGTGATGATCGCGCCTACGGCGATGAGGACTATGCAGCCTCCGATGCCCACGATGCCCGCCTCCCTGTCGAGTTGACGGCTTGTGGTGACGGCAGTCGCCTACCCGGACCCCTGACCCGCAATCAGCGCGGTTTCCCGGTGGCGGGGTTCCTCGGCGGTGCGGTTCCTCAGTGACGGCTGCGACTGTGGCTGCGGCTGTGCGAGTGGTGGCTGTGGCTGCTCCCGGACGTGCTGTGACAGGCGGTCAGCCCGACCCCGCACACCGCGGCGACCACGGCGGCGACCACGGCACTCCGACTGCGGCTGCTGACAAGGCTGTTGGTGCGGCTGGTGCTGTCGCTACGGCTGTGCGTGCGGCTCGGCATGGCGCGGTATCCCCCGGAGTGTCTTCGGCTGCGGTGGTCGAACGGACATCCTGCCGGGAGAGTTTCACAGCGCGGTGACAGGAACATCCCATTCGCTCGACAGGATGCGCGGATCGGCGATCATGGCGGTATGGATCTCCGCCACCCCGCCAAGCCGCGCCCCGGCGACCGCGTCGCGGTCGTCTCCCCCTCAGCCGGCCTCCCGGCGGTGCTGCCCCTGCCGTACGAGCTCGGACTCACCCGGCTGCGTGCGGAGTTCGGGCTTGAGGTGGTGGAGTACCCCGCCACCCGGCGGATGGGGGCGACACCCGCGGAGCGGGCCGCGGACCTGCACGCGGCGTTCGCCGACCCCGACATCAAGGCGGTGATCAGCAGCATCGGTGGGGACGACCAGATCACGGTACTGCCGCTGCTGGACGCGGAGTTGCTCCGGGCGAACCCCAAGCCGTTCTTCGGCTACAGCGACTGCACCAACCTGCTCGTCTACCTGTGGAATCTGGGGATCGTCGGCTACCACGGCGGCAGCGTGATGGTGGAGTTCGGCCGGCCCGGGGCCCTGCACCCGCTCACCGAGCGGTCGTTGCGCGCGGCGCTGCTCGGGTCGGGGCCCTACGACCTGGTGCCCGCGGCCGAGTTCACGGACCTGGCGCGCCGCTGGGAGGACCCGCGGACCTTCGACGCCGCGCCCGAGCTGGAGCCGGCCGGCGGCTGGACCTGGCACCGCCCCGACCGTGTGGTGCAGGGGCCGAGTTGGGGAGGGAACCTGGAGATCCTGTCCTGGCTGCTGATGGCCGACCAGGGCAT comes from Streptomyces sp. NBC_00448 and encodes:
- a CDS encoding DUF6458 family protein, with translation MGIGGCIVLIAVGAIITFATDWHMKGVNVDLVGLIMMAVGIIGLAAYVSIFKRRRVPPTADGDVPPVVEERYYPSDRRY
- a CDS encoding S66 family peptidase — translated: MDLRHPAKPRPGDRVAVVSPSAGLPAVLPLPYELGLTRLRAEFGLEVVEYPATRRMGATPAERAADLHAAFADPDIKAVISSIGGDDQITVLPLLDAELLRANPKPFFGYSDCTNLLVYLWNLGIVGYHGGSVMVEFGRPGALHPLTERSLRAALLGSGPYDLVPAAEFTDLARRWEDPRTFDAAPELEPAGGWTWHRPDRVVQGPSWGGNLEILSWLLMADQGIKTPEEYEGCVLFLETSEELPSDEEVFRILRNMGQRGLLRRFPALLMGRAKSWSFERPLPPERRVDHRARQRAAVLRAFEQYAPDTMIVFDVDLGHTDPQQVIPYGGQIRVDGPARRITVTY